ATAGCAAACGTAATTTCTATTTTCTGGAAATGAACACCCGCTTGCAGGTCGAACATCCGGTAACCGAAAAGATCACCGGTCTTGATCTGGTTGAACTGATGATCAGGGTCGCTGCCGGTGAAAAACTGCCCCTGGGACAGGAAGATGTGACCTTGACGGGCTGGGCCATGGAAACCCGGGTCTACGCCGAAGACCCGTTCCGTGGTTTTTTACCCTCGGTGGGGCGTCTTGTGCGTTATCAGGCACCGAAGGAAAGCGACCATGTGCGCGTCGATACGGGCGTTTATGAAGGCGGCGAAATTTCAATTTACTACGACCCGATGATCGCCAAGTTAATCACCTACGGTAGCGATCGGGACGAAGCCATCGCCCACATGCGCCATGCGCTTGATGGCTATTACATCCGCGGTGTGTCCCATAATATCAGTTTTCTGGCCGCATTGATGGCCCATCCGCGTTTTCAGAAAGGTGATCTGACAACCAATTTCATTGCCGAGGAATACGCCGACGGTTTTGATCCTTCAGATGTACCCCACGATGATCCGGAACTGCTTGTCGCCGTCGCCACCGCCATCCACCGGGCTTATCAGGAGCGTGCGGCTGGCATTAGCGGTCAGTACGCTGGTCATCAAAGACAGGTCCGCGATGACTGGGTCGTACTTATAGGGGGCACCGAGTATGGAGTCACCATCACCTGCGTTACAGGTGGTTATGATGTGTCTATCGGTGAGGAACGTTTGCATATCCGTACCCAGTGGCAGCTTGGCCAGCCACTGTTCGAGGCCCAGGTCAATGGCTCGCTGATTTGTCTGCAGGTGGAACGTAATGGCGCTGGGTACAGTCTGTTTCATTCGGGTTTGCGCGCCGATGTGGTTGTCCTCAATGCGCAGGCTGCGGCACTGTACGCCCTGATGCCGGAAAAAGTGCCGGTCGACACCTCCCAGTTTCTTCTCTCACCAATGCCAGGCCTGCTGATTTCGCTTTCCGTTAGCGAGGGGCAAGAAGTCAAGGGTGGTGAGGAACTGGCGGTGATTGAGGCGATGAAGATGGAAAACGTCCTTCATGCCGAGCGCGACGGGGTCATCAAGACCGTTCACGCCGCCGCAGGCGATAGTCTGAGCGTCGATCAGGCGATCATCGAATTTGAATAGATGACGGAAACCCTGTCACTTCATGTCCGCATTGAAGGGCGGGTTCAGGGTGTCTGGTTTCGCGCCTGGACAGCGCGCGAGGCAACGGCGCTGGGTTTGTCGGGCTGGGTCCGTAATTGCCCGGAT
The DNA window shown above is from Rhodospirillaceae bacterium and carries:
- the accC gene encoding acetyl-CoA carboxylase biotin carboxylase subunit; translated protein: MLKKILIANRGEIACRVIKSARRMGIKTVAVYSEADKDALHVDMADEAVCIGPAPSSESYLLIDKILAAIKQTGADAVHPGYGFLSENAAFARKLKRQGITFIGPNVLAITKMGDKIESKKLAEKAGVNTVPGHTEALRDVRQALSVAKKVGYPVMLKASAGGGGKGMRVAYNEAEAREGFTSAKREAASSFGDDRIFVEKFIEEPRHIEIQIIADAHGNTVFLGERECSIQRRHQKVIEEAPSPFIDEQTRKAMGEQAVHLARAVKYVSAGTVEFIVDSKRNFYFLEMNTRLQVEHPVTEKITGLDLVELMIRVAAGEKLPLGQEDVTLTGWAMETRVYAEDPFRGFLPSVGRLVRYQAPKESDHVRVDTGVYEGGEISIYYDPMIAKLITYGSDRDEAIAHMRHALDGYYIRGVSHNISFLAALMAHPRFQKGDLTTNFIAEEYADGFDPSDVPHDDPELLVAVATAIHRAYQERAAGISGQYAGHQRQVRDDWVVLIGGTEYGVTITCVTGGYDVSIGEERLHIRTQWQLGQPLFEAQVNGSLICLQVERNGAGYSLFHSGLRADVVVLNAQAAALYALMPEKVPVDTSQFLLSPMPGLLISLSVSEGQEVKGGEELAVIEAMKMENVLHAERDGVIKTVHAAAGDSLSVDQAIIEFE